From a single Candidatus Sulfotelmatobacter sp. genomic region:
- a CDS encoding response regulator yields MDEKINILMVDDQPGKLLTYEAMLGELGENLIKAHSGMEALEHLLKTDIALVLMDVSMPGMDGFETAQMIHDHPRFQNTPIVFISGILVTDLDRLKGYQHGAVDYVSVPVVPELLRAKVKVFAELHRKTQQLEALNARMTMLQDEERRRIARELHDSVGQLLAAISMNSASVEAESHKLSPNVARRVAENAAMVQEASKQIRIISHLLHPPLLDETGLASALRWYVEGFSERSKIDTKLDIPQAFEDLSKEMELSIFRVVQECLTNIHRHAGSPTAGIRITQDKACVRIEIEDAGKGIAFEKQLALQSSAHTGVGVRGMRERLRRLGGTLQIYSKGQGTRVTAVLPVAHASIVPSAAPVTTPIATAPATQEVGSRSVQSEGASVANQLT; encoded by the coding sequence GTGGATGAAAAGATCAATATTCTGATGGTTGATGACCAACCGGGCAAGCTGCTCACCTATGAAGCTATGCTTGGTGAACTGGGCGAGAACCTAATCAAGGCTCATTCCGGGATGGAGGCCTTGGAGCACCTGCTGAAAACCGATATTGCCCTTGTCCTGATGGACGTGAGCATGCCTGGGATGGATGGTTTCGAAACGGCGCAGATGATTCATGATCACCCGCGCTTTCAAAACACGCCGATTGTTTTCATCTCCGGCATTCTTGTCACCGATCTGGACCGCCTCAAAGGATATCAACACGGAGCCGTAGATTACGTTTCCGTTCCGGTTGTCCCGGAGCTGCTTCGGGCAAAGGTAAAGGTGTTTGCGGAGCTGCATCGCAAAACGCAGCAACTCGAAGCGCTTAACGCGCGCATGACCATGTTGCAGGACGAAGAGCGCAGGCGGATCGCGCGGGAGTTGCACGACAGTGTCGGACAACTGCTCGCTGCGATCAGCATGAACAGCGCTTCGGTAGAAGCGGAATCTCATAAGCTAAGCCCGAATGTAGCCAGACGCGTTGCCGAAAACGCTGCCATGGTTCAGGAGGCCAGCAAGCAGATCCGAATCATTTCTCACTTGCTGCATCCTCCGCTGCTGGATGAAACAGGTCTGGCATCCGCCCTCAGGTGGTATGTCGAAGGATTCTCGGAGCGCAGTAAAATCGACACGAAACTGGACATCCCTCAAGCCTTTGAGGATCTGTCGAAGGAGATGGAACTTTCCATCTTTCGGGTGGTGCAGGAGTGCCTCACTAATATTCATCGTCACGCTGGAAGCCCCACGGCCGGAATTCGCATTACCCAAGACAAGGCTTGCGTAAGGATCGAAATCGAAGACGCGGGCAAAGGGATTGCATTCGAAAAACAGCTCGCGCTCCAGTCGTCCGCCCACACCGGAGTCGGCGTTCGCGGAATGCGTGAGCGCTTACGCAGGTTAGGCGGGACTCTGCAAATTTACTCCAAAGGCCAGGGAACGCGGGTGACGGCCGTTCTTCCCGTTGCGCATGCCTCGATTGTGCC